The stretch of DNA CCCAGCTCGATGGCCTCGGCCTCGGTGCGGAACGTCTCCACCGTGACGACCGGCCCGAACACCTCGGTCTGCACGATGTCCATGTCCCGGGTGCAGCCGGTGAACACGGTGGGCCGGTAGAAGTAGCCCTTGGCCAGTTCGGGGTCGTCCGGGCGCTTGCCGCCGGCGATGATCTTCGCGCCCTCCTCGACGCCGCGCGCCACCGCGGCCTCGACCTTGGCGCGGTGCTCGGCGGAGACCAGCGGGCCGCAGCGCACCCCCTCCTTCTGGCCGCAGCCGATGACGATCGCATCGGCGCGCCGGGCCAGTTCGGCGGTGAACGCGTCGTGGACGTCCTCGTGCACGATGAGCCGGGCACCGGCCGAGCAGACCTGGCCGGAGTGGAAGAACGCGGCGGTGAGCGCGGAGTCCACCGCGGTGTCCAGGTCCACGTCGGGGAAGATGATGTTGGGGTTCTTCCCGCCCAGCTCCAGGGCGACCTTCTTCACCGTCTCCGCGGCACCGGCCATGATCCGCTTGCCGGTGGCCAGGCCGCCGGTGAAGGAGACCAGGTCCACATCGCGGTGGGCGACCATCGCGGCGCCGACCTCGGCGCCGGTGCCCAGCACCAGGTTGACCACGCCGTCGGCGGGGACCCCCGCCTCCAGGCAGAGCTCGAACAGCTTGCAGGTGGTGACCGGGGTGATCTCGCTCGGCTTGACCACCATGGTGTTGCCGGCCGCGATCGCCGGGGCCATCTTCCAGGCCAGCTGGAGCAGCGGGTAGTTCCAGGGGGTAATCATCGCGCAGACGCCGACCGGCTCGTAGACGACCCGGCTGAAGACGCCCTCCGGTGTGGAGATGATCCGCCCGGCGTCCTTGTCGGCCAGCCCGGCGTAGTAGCGGAAGACGGCGGTGACGTCGTCGACGTCGATCCCGCCCTCCTCGATGGTCTTCCCGGTGTCCAGCGACTCCATCACCGCGATCTCTTCGCGGTCGCGCTGCAGGAGGTCGGCGATGCGGTTCAGGATCTCCCCGCGCTCGGCCGCCGGCCGGCGCGCCCAGTCGCCCTGGTCGAACGCGCGGCGGGCGGCGGCCACCGCCGCCTCGGCGTCGGCCGCGGTGCCCTCGCTGACCACGGTGAGGACGGAGGCGTCATAGGGGTTGAGGACGTCGCGGGTGCCGCCCTCGGCGGCGGCGCGCCAGGCGCCGCCGATGAACATGCTCGACGCGGTCGCCGACCCCGGATCGGCCAGGTACTGCTTGCTCGGGAGAGTTACGTAGGGTTGCATCACGGATCCCTTTTGCCCAGGAGATTTGCCTTCAAACAGCTCAAACCTGCCGTTACCTCATCGAGATGATCAAAAATCTCCCATCTGACCTGCATGAATACCGCAAAGCCGAGTCAACGGGGACGCGCAACGGTGGTGCGTATCACGCAACACCCCGACCTGCAGTCACTGAGAGTGATTCTCGCCGGGGCGTCCAGCCCCCGCACCGCCCCGGTGCGCGTGTCGCGGTTCACCCGCCCGGCCGCCCGGCCACTGGACAGACCGGCCGGGTCCCGGGTTAACGTGGATAAGGCATGCCTAAGGAGGAGCTCCCCCCTCGTCGCCCTCTACCTTCCCTCTCCCCCCGACGCGATCACGCGAGGACACATGCTTCTTGAGCAAGAGCGCAGGGACGTCGCGCTGACCGCCCACCGGCTCGCCGGCACCGGCGCGGTGCTGGGCCGGGGCGGCGCGGTGAGCGTCCGATGCGGCGACCTGTTCGCCGTCACCCCCGCCGATCTCCCGCTGGGCCGGATCGAGCCGGCCGACTGCCCGGTGCTCTCCGTCGAGGGCGGCGGGGTGGTCGAGGGCCGCCGCGGCCCGGCCGCCGACACCGTGCTGCACACCGCGGTCTACCGGCACGGCGAGGCCGGCGCGGTGGTGCAGTCCTACGGCGAGCACGCCGCCGCGGTCTCCGCGGTGCTCGCCGAACTCCCCCCGGTGCACCGCGCCGCCGCCCGGCTGGGCGGCGCCGTCCCGGTCGCCCCGTACTCCGTCTACGGCGGCGGCGACCTGGCCGACCAGGCGGTCAAGGCGCTCAAGGGCCGGCAGGCCGCCCTGCTGGCGTGCAACGGCGCGGTCGCCGTCGGCGGCTGCGCGACCGAGGCGTTCGACAACGTCTCGCTGCTGGAGTGGCTCTGCGGGGTCTACGTCGAGGCCCGCCGGCTGGGCGAGCCGCGGGTGCTCTCCGAGGACGAGCTGGCCGAGGTCCGCGAGCGCGACCGCAGCGGCTGGGCCGGCCCGGACCCGTTCCTGTTCTGACCCGCTCCGCGGCCGCCGATGCACTGCGGCCCCGCCGAGAAGCCTCGGCGGGGCCGCAGTGCATCGGCCCTCGGTGGCGAAGAGATCAGCGCTCATCGTGCCCGATGAGCGGGAAGGGCTCGGTGGAGAACACCGCCTCCACCGGCACCCCGAAGTAGCCGGCGATCCGCAGCGCCAGGTGCAGGCTGGGGCTGTACTCGCCGCGCTCCAGGTAGCCCACGGTCTGGTAGTGCACGCCGAGCGCCTCGGCCAGGCTGCGCCGGGAGACGCCCCGCTCGACCCGCATCACCGCGATGCGGTTGTAGATCCGCTCCGCGGGCGCGGCGCCCGCCCGGCCGCCCCGGGCGCGGCCGTTCTCCGCCCGCCCCTCGGCGGCCCCGGCCTTCTCAGACACGCTGCATCGCCTTCTGCCGCGCCGCCTCGACCTTGGCTCCGCTGACCCGGCGCGCCATCCGGCGGAGCAGTACCGGAGCGAGCACCATACCGAGCACAGTCCAGGCGCCGAGCACGCCCACCGTCTCCAGCGTCCGCCAGGACTCGCCGACCTCCACCGCGAGCATGGCGTCCGGCAGCAGGGCGGCGCGCATGCCCAGCGCCATCCAGTAGATCGGGAAGACCTGGGCGATCGCCTGCACCCACTCGGGCAGCGCCGTCACCGGGTAGAACACCCCGGAGATCGCGGTCAGCCCCATGACCGGGAACATACCGACCCCGTTGACCAGCCGGGGGTTCTCGAAGAGCGAGCCCAGTGCGGCGCCGAGCGGCACGGTCGCCGCGATGCCCAGCAGCAGCACCCCGAGCAGCACCGGCCAGCCCCGGGCCACCCCGGCCGCGGTGCCGTCGTACAGCAGCATGCCCGGGACCAGCAGCAGGAGCACGGTGGCCCCGATCAGCACCACCATGAAGACGATCTTGCCGCCGAGGTAGACCGCCATCCCGCCGGGCAGCGCCTTGGCCCGCAGCAGGGTGCCGTCCTCGCGGTCCAGGGAGAGCGCCGCCGCCGTGCTGAGGACCCCGGTGAACACCACCATCATCCCGATGACGCCGGGCAGCGAGGCCGCGGCCGTGTCCACCCCGGTGCCCTCCACCTCGCCGCCGCGCTGGAAGAAGAGCACCACCAGGAAGATGCCGATCATCATCACCGAGCCGAAGAGCTCCATCGGGTCGGTGAACGAACCCCGGGTCTCGATCCGGCCCCGCCGGATGCTCAGCCGCACCAGGTGCGCCCGGTCCGTTGTGCCGCTCATCGCGCCTCCTCTTCCGCACCGGCGGCCGGGCCGCCCGACTCGTACCTGCGCACCAGGTCCATGTAGACCTCCTCCAGTCCGGCCCGGCGCACCTCCAGGTCGGTGACGTCCTCGCCGTGCTGCTCGAACAGGCCCCGGACGAACCCGGTGCCGTCCGGGGTGGAGTGCACGAAGCGCTCCCCGCCGACCCGCCAGCGCACCTCGGCGTCGCTGCCCAGCTCGCGGGCGAGCGCCTCCGGGCTGCCG from Nocardiopsis composta encodes:
- a CDS encoding aldehyde dehydrogenase family protein, whose amino-acid sequence is MQPYVTLPSKQYLADPGSATASSMFIGGAWRAAAEGGTRDVLNPYDASVLTVVSEGTAADAEAAVAAARRAFDQGDWARRPAAERGEILNRIADLLQRDREEIAVMESLDTGKTIEEGGIDVDDVTAVFRYYAGLADKDAGRIISTPEGVFSRVVYEPVGVCAMITPWNYPLLQLAWKMAPAIAAGNTMVVKPSEITPVTTCKLFELCLEAGVPADGVVNLVLGTGAEVGAAMVAHRDVDLVSFTGGLATGKRIMAGAAETVKKVALELGGKNPNIIFPDVDLDTAVDSALTAAFFHSGQVCSAGARLIVHEDVHDAFTAELARRADAIVIGCGQKEGVRCGPLVSAEHRAKVEAAVARGVEEGAKIIAGGKRPDDPELAKGYFYRPTVFTGCTRDMDIVQTEVFGPVVTVETFRTEAEAIELGNDTDYGLSGGVWTNDTGRGERVAAALRHGTVWINEYGPYFPGAEWGGFKRSGVGRELGHAGLDEYREAKHIYRTLDPKPQRWFGEV
- a CDS encoding class II aldolase/adducin family protein, translated to MLLEQERRDVALTAHRLAGTGAVLGRGGAVSVRCGDLFAVTPADLPLGRIEPADCPVLSVEGGGVVEGRRGPAADTVLHTAVYRHGEAGAVVQSYGEHAAAVSAVLAELPPVHRAAARLGGAVPVAPYSVYGGGDLADQAVKALKGRQAALLACNGAVAVGGCATEAFDNVSLLEWLCGVYVEARRLGEPRVLSEDELAEVRERDRSGWAGPDPFLF
- a CDS encoding helix-turn-helix transcriptional regulator produces the protein MSEKAGAAEGRAENGRARGGRAGAAPAERIYNRIAVMRVERGVSRRSLAEALGVHYQTVGYLERGEYSPSLHLALRIAGYFGVPVEAVFSTEPFPLIGHDER
- a CDS encoding ABC transporter permease; translation: MSGTTDRAHLVRLSIRRGRIETRGSFTDPMELFGSVMMIGIFLVVLFFQRGGEVEGTGVDTAAASLPGVIGMMVVFTGVLSTAAALSLDREDGTLLRAKALPGGMAVYLGGKIVFMVVLIGATVLLLLVPGMLLYDGTAAGVARGWPVLLGVLLLGIAATVPLGAALGSLFENPRLVNGVGMFPVMGLTAISGVFYPVTALPEWVQAIAQVFPIYWMALGMRAALLPDAMLAVEVGESWRTLETVGVLGAWTVLGMVLAPVLLRRMARRVSGAKVEAARQKAMQRV